One part of the Arabidopsis thaliana chromosome 1 sequence genome encodes these proteins:
- a CDS encoding Leucine-rich repeat protein kinase family protein (Leucine-rich repeat protein kinase family protein; FUNCTIONS IN: kinase activity; INVOLVED IN: protein amino acid phosphorylation; LOCATED IN: endomembrane system; EXPRESSED IN: 9 plant structures; EXPRESSED DURING: 8 growth stages; CONTAINS InterPro DOMAIN/s: Protein kinase, ATP binding site (InterPro:IPR017441), Protein kinase, catalytic domain (InterPro:IPR000719), Serine/threonine-protein kinase-like domain (InterPro:IPR017442), Protein kinase-like domain (InterPro:IPR011009), Serine/threonine-protein kinase, active site (InterPro:IPR008271); BEST Arabidopsis thaliana protein match is: Leucine-rich repeat protein kinase family protein (TAIR:AT1G51860.1).) — MRFLSFLIFVFAVLGLVQAQDQSGFISLDCGLVPTEITYVEKSTNITYRSDATYIDSGVPGKINEVYRTQFQQQIWALRSFPEGQRNCYNFSLTAKRKYLIRGTFIYGNYDGLNQLPSFDLYIGPNKWTSVSIPGVRNGSVSEMIHVLRQDHLQICLVKTGETTPFISSLELRPLNNNTYVTKSGSLIVVARLYFSPTPPFLRYDEDVHDRIWIPFLDNKNSLLSTELSVDTSNFYNVPQTVAKTAAVPLNATQPLKINWSLDDITSQSYIYMHFAEIENLEANETREFNITYNGGENWFSYFRPPKFRITTVYNPAAVSSLDGNFNFTFSMTGNSTHPPLINGLEIYQVLELPQLDTYQDEVSAMMNIKTIYGLSKRSSWQGDPCAPELYRWEGLNCSYPNFAPPQIISLNLSGSNLSGTITSDISKLTHLRELDLSNNDLSGDIPFVFSDMKNLTLINLSGNKNLNRSVPETLQKRIDNKSLTLIRDETGKNSTNVVAIAASVASVFAVLVILAIVFVVIRKKQRTNEASGPRSFTTGTVKSDARSSSSSIITKERKFTYSEVLKMTKNFERVLGKGGFGTVYHGNLDDTQVAVKMLSHSSAQGYKEFKAEVELLLRVHHRHLVGLVGYCDDGDNLALIYEYMEKGDLRENMSGKHFNLVESISLDSLKHSKPGTGKHSVNVLSWETRMQIAVEAAQGLEYLHNGCRPPMVHRDVKPTNILLNERSQAKLADFGLSRSFPVDGESHVMTVVAGTPGYLDPEYYRTNWLSEKSDVYSFGVVLLEIVTNQPVMNKNRERPHINEWVMFMLTNGDIKSIVDPKLNEDYDTNGVWKVVELALACVNPSSSRRPTMPHVVMELNECLALEIERKQGSQATYIKESVEFSPSSASDFSPLAR, encoded by the exons ATGaggtttttgtctttcttgatCTTCGTTTTCGCAGTTCTTGGATTGGTTCAAGCTCAAGACCAATCAG GATTCATAAGCTTAGATTGTGGTTTGGTGCCTACGGAAATTACTTATGTGGAAAAGTCGACGAATATAACATACAGATCAGACGCAACTTACATCGACAGTGGAGTTCCCGGGAAGATCAATGAAGTGTACAGAACACAGTTTCAGCAACAAATTTGGGCCTTGAGAAGCTTCCCTGAGGGTCAAAGAAATTGTTACAACTTCAGTCTCACCGCAAAACGTAAGTATCTAATCAGAGGAACCTTTATCTATGGGAATTATGACGGTTTGAATCAACTCCCGAGCTTTGATCTTTACATCGGTCCAAACAAATGGACCTCTGTTTCGATCCCCGGAGTGAGAAATGGTTCAGTCTCCGAGATGATCCATGTCTTAAGACAAGACCATCTTCAAATTTGTCTTGTGAAAACAGGAGAAACTACACCGTTTATTTCTTCATTGGAACTTCGTCCTTTGAACAATAATACATACGTCACAAAAAGTGGATCGCTTATTGTGGTCGCAAGACTTTACTTTTCACCCACTCCACCATTTCTCAG GTATGATGAGGACGTCCATGACCGAATTTGGATTCCATTCTTAGATAACAAAAATTCCTTGTTAAGCACGGAACTCTCTGTTGATACAAGTAACTTCTACAATGTGCCTCAAACTGTAGCGAAAACTGCTGCTGTCCCTTTAAATGCTACTCAGCCTCTGAAAATAAATTGGAGTCTCGACGACATCACTTCAcagtcatatatatacatgcatttCGCTGAAATCGAGAATCTTGAAGCTAATGAGACCAGAGAATTCAATATTACTTACAATGGTGGCGAAAATTGGTTCTCCTATTTTAGACCTCCAAAGTTTCGTATAACAACTGTATACAATCCAGCAGCTGTGAGTTCTCTAGATGGGAATTTCAACTTCACTTTCTCGATGACCGGTAACTCTACTCATCCTCCTCTTATCAACGGCCTTGAGATTTATCAAGTTCTAGAGCTTCCACAGCTTGATACATACCAAGATGAAG TTTCCGCTATGATGAATATCAAGACAATATATGGATTGAGCAAAAGGTCTAGCTGGCAAGGAGATCCATGTGCTCCTGAGTTATATAGATGGGAAGGTTTAAACTGTAGTTATCCAAACTTTGCGCCACCGCAGATCATATCCTT GAACTTGAGTGGAAGCAATTTGAGTGGTACCATAACATCTGATATATCCAAGCTAACACATTTGAGAGAACT AGATTTATCAAACAATGACTTATCAGGAGAtattccatttgttttttctgatATGAAGAATTTGACACTCAT AAACTTGAGTGGAAACAAGAATCTAAATCGCTCAGTTCCAGAGACTCTTCAGAAGAGGATAGATAACAAATCTTTAACACTAAT TAGAGATGAAACCGGAAAAAATAGTACAAATGTAGTTGCTATCGCAGCATCAGTGGCTAGCGTGTTTGCTGTGCTAGTTATCTTGGCTATCGTTTTTGTCGTCAtaaggaaaaaacagagaactaaTGAAG CTTCAGGACCCCGATCATTCACTACTGGCACGGTTAAGAGTGATGCAAGATCATCGAGTTCATCAATCATAACAAAGGAACGCAAGTTCACTTATTCGGAGGTACTAAAGATGACTAAAAACTTTGAGAGAGTTCTTGGTAAAGGAGGGTTTGGAACAGTGTATCATGGTAACTTGGATGATACTCAAGTAGCTGTGAAAATGCTTTCTCATTCATCAGCTCAAGGTTATAAAGAGTTCAAAGCAGAG GTTGAACTTCTTTTAAGAGTTCATCACAGACATTTGGTGGGACTTGTTGGTTACTGTGATGATGGAGACAACTTAGCTCTGATCTATGAATATATGGAAAAAGGAGACCTGAGGGAAAATATGTCAGGTAAGCACTTTAATTTAGTTGAATCCATCTCCTTAGACAGTTTGAAACATTCAAAGCCTGGTACAGGAAAACACAGTGTCAATGTCCTAAGCTGGGAAACAAGAATGCAAATAGCTGTAGAGGCAGCACAAG GATTGGAGTATTTGCATAACGGATGTAGGCCTCCTATGGTACATAGAGATGTGAAACCAACCaacattttattaaatgaGCGGTCTCAAGCAAAACTAGCCGACTTTGGGCTATCGAGATCTTTTCCTGTTGATGGTGAATCTCATGTCATGACAGTCGTTGCAGGAACACCTGGTTACTTAGATCCTGA GTATTACAGAACAAACTGGCTAAGCGAGAAGAGTGATGTGTACAGCTTTGGTGTAGTGCTTTTAGAGATAGTCACAAACCAGCCTGTGATGAATAAAAACCGAGAGAGACCTCATATCAATGAATGGGTTATGTTCATGCTTACCAATGGGGATATCAAGAGTATTGTCGACCCGAAACTGAATGAAGACTATGACACAAACGGTGTGTGGAAGGTTGTAGAGTTGGCTTTAGCTTGTGTAAACCCGTCTTCAAGCCGTAGACCGACAATGCCACACGTGGTGATGGAGCTAAACGAATGTCTTGCTTTGGAAATAGAAAGGAAACAAGGTAGTCAAGCGACGTACATAAAGGAATCTGTTGAGTTTAGTCCATCTTCTGCTTCTGATTTTTCCCCTTTAGCTAGGTAA
- a CDS encoding Leucine-rich repeat protein kinase family protein (Leucine-rich repeat protein kinase family protein; FUNCTIONS IN: kinase activity; INVOLVED IN: protein amino acid phosphorylation; LOCATED IN: endomembrane system; EXPRESSED IN: 9 plant structures; EXPRESSED DURING: 8 growth stages; CONTAINS InterPro DOMAIN/s: Protein kinase, ATP binding site (InterPro:IPR017441), Serine/threonine-protein kinase domain (InterPro:IPR002290), Leucine-rich repeat (InterPro:IPR001611), Serine/threonine-protein kinase-like domain (InterPro:IPR017442), Serine/threonine-protein kinase, active site (InterPro:IPR008271), Protein kinase-like domain (InterPro:IPR011009), Protein kinase, catalytic domain (InterPro:IPR000719), Tyrosine-protein kinase, catalytic domain (InterPro:IPR020635); BEST Arabidopsis thaliana protein match is: Leucine-rich repeat protein kinase family protein (TAIR:AT1G51860.1); Has 132319 Blast hits to 120399 proteins in 4470 species: Archae - 103; Bacteria - 13631; Metazoa - 43547; Fungi - 9956; Plants - 47012; Viruses - 341; Other Eukaryotes - 17729 (source: NCBI BLink).) has protein sequence MRFLSFLIFVFAVLGLVQAQDQSGFISLDCGLVPTEITYVEKSTNITYRSDATYIDSGVPGKINEVYRTQFQQQIWALRSFPEGQRNCYNFSLTAKRKYLIRGTFIYGNYDGLNQLPSFDLYIGPNKWTSVSIPGVRNGSVSEMIHVLRQDHLQICLVKTGETTPFISSLELRPLNNNTYVTKSGSLIVVARLYFSPTPPFLRYDEDVHDRIWIPFLDNKNSLLSTELSVDTSNFYNVPQTVAKTAAVPLNATQPLKINWSLDDITSQSYIYMHFAEIENLEANETREFNITYNGGENWFSYFRPPKFRITTVYNPAAVSSLDGNFNFTFSMTGNSTHPPLINGLEIYQVLELPQLDTYQDEVSAMMNIKTIYGLSKRSSWQGDPCAPELYRWEGLNCSYPNFAPPQIISLNLSGSNLSGTITSDISKLTHLRELDLSNNDLSGDIPFVFSDMKNLTLINLSGNKNLNRSVPETLQKRIDNKSLTLIRDETGKNSTNVVAIAASVASVFAVLVILAIVFVVIRKKQRTNEASGPRSFTTGTVKSDARSSSSSIITKERKFTYSEVLKMTKNFERVLGKGGFGTVYHGNLDDTQVAVKMLSHSSAQGYKEFKAEVELLLRVHHRHLVGLVGYCDDGDNLALIYEYMEKGDLRENMSGKHSVNVLSWETRMQIAVEAAQGLEYLHNGCRPPMVHRDVKPTNILLNERSQAKLADFGLSRSFPVDGESHVMTVVAGTPGYLDPEYYRTNWLSEKSDVYSFGVVLLEIVTNQPVMNKNRERPHINEWVMFMLTNGDIKSIVDPKLNEDYDTNGVWKVVELALACVNPSSSRRPTMPHVVMELNECLALEIERKQGSQATYIKESVEFSPSSASDFSPLAR, from the exons ATGaggtttttgtctttcttgatCTTCGTTTTCGCAGTTCTTGGATTGGTTCAAGCTCAAGACCAATCAG GATTCATAAGCTTAGATTGTGGTTTGGTGCCTACGGAAATTACTTATGTGGAAAAGTCGACGAATATAACATACAGATCAGACGCAACTTACATCGACAGTGGAGTTCCCGGGAAGATCAATGAAGTGTACAGAACACAGTTTCAGCAACAAATTTGGGCCTTGAGAAGCTTCCCTGAGGGTCAAAGAAATTGTTACAACTTCAGTCTCACCGCAAAACGTAAGTATCTAATCAGAGGAACCTTTATCTATGGGAATTATGACGGTTTGAATCAACTCCCGAGCTTTGATCTTTACATCGGTCCAAACAAATGGACCTCTGTTTCGATCCCCGGAGTGAGAAATGGTTCAGTCTCCGAGATGATCCATGTCTTAAGACAAGACCATCTTCAAATTTGTCTTGTGAAAACAGGAGAAACTACACCGTTTATTTCTTCATTGGAACTTCGTCCTTTGAACAATAATACATACGTCACAAAAAGTGGATCGCTTATTGTGGTCGCAAGACTTTACTTTTCACCCACTCCACCATTTCTCAG GTATGATGAGGACGTCCATGACCGAATTTGGATTCCATTCTTAGATAACAAAAATTCCTTGTTAAGCACGGAACTCTCTGTTGATACAAGTAACTTCTACAATGTGCCTCAAACTGTAGCGAAAACTGCTGCTGTCCCTTTAAATGCTACTCAGCCTCTGAAAATAAATTGGAGTCTCGACGACATCACTTCAcagtcatatatatacatgcatttCGCTGAAATCGAGAATCTTGAAGCTAATGAGACCAGAGAATTCAATATTACTTACAATGGTGGCGAAAATTGGTTCTCCTATTTTAGACCTCCAAAGTTTCGTATAACAACTGTATACAATCCAGCAGCTGTGAGTTCTCTAGATGGGAATTTCAACTTCACTTTCTCGATGACCGGTAACTCTACTCATCCTCCTCTTATCAACGGCCTTGAGATTTATCAAGTTCTAGAGCTTCCACAGCTTGATACATACCAAGATGAAG TTTCCGCTATGATGAATATCAAGACAATATATGGATTGAGCAAAAGGTCTAGCTGGCAAGGAGATCCATGTGCTCCTGAGTTATATAGATGGGAAGGTTTAAACTGTAGTTATCCAAACTTTGCGCCACCGCAGATCATATCCTT GAACTTGAGTGGAAGCAATTTGAGTGGTACCATAACATCTGATATATCCAAGCTAACACATTTGAGAGAACT AGATTTATCAAACAATGACTTATCAGGAGAtattccatttgttttttctgatATGAAGAATTTGACACTCAT AAACTTGAGTGGAAACAAGAATCTAAATCGCTCAGTTCCAGAGACTCTTCAGAAGAGGATAGATAACAAATCTTTAACACTAAT TAGAGATGAAACCGGAAAAAATAGTACAAATGTAGTTGCTATCGCAGCATCAGTGGCTAGCGTGTTTGCTGTGCTAGTTATCTTGGCTATCGTTTTTGTCGTCAtaaggaaaaaacagagaactaaTGAAG CTTCAGGACCCCGATCATTCACTACTGGCACGGTTAAGAGTGATGCAAGATCATCGAGTTCATCAATCATAACAAAGGAACGCAAGTTCACTTATTCGGAGGTACTAAAGATGACTAAAAACTTTGAGAGAGTTCTTGGTAAAGGAGGGTTTGGAACAGTGTATCATGGTAACTTGGATGATACTCAAGTAGCTGTGAAAATGCTTTCTCATTCATCAGCTCAAGGTTATAAAGAGTTCAAAGCAGAG GTTGAACTTCTTTTAAGAGTTCATCACAGACATTTGGTGGGACTTGTTGGTTACTGTGATGATGGAGACAACTTAGCTCTGATCTATGAATATATGGAAAAAGGAGACCTGAGGGAAAATATGTCAG GAAAACACAGTGTCAATGTCCTAAGCTGGGAAACAAGAATGCAAATAGCTGTAGAGGCAGCACAAG GATTGGAGTATTTGCATAACGGATGTAGGCCTCCTATGGTACATAGAGATGTGAAACCAACCaacattttattaaatgaGCGGTCTCAAGCAAAACTAGCCGACTTTGGGCTATCGAGATCTTTTCCTGTTGATGGTGAATCTCATGTCATGACAGTCGTTGCAGGAACACCTGGTTACTTAGATCCTGA GTATTACAGAACAAACTGGCTAAGCGAGAAGAGTGATGTGTACAGCTTTGGTGTAGTGCTTTTAGAGATAGTCACAAACCAGCCTGTGATGAATAAAAACCGAGAGAGACCTCATATCAATGAATGGGTTATGTTCATGCTTACCAATGGGGATATCAAGAGTATTGTCGACCCGAAACTGAATGAAGACTATGACACAAACGGTGTGTGGAAGGTTGTAGAGTTGGCTTTAGCTTGTGTAAACCCGTCTTCAAGCCGTAGACCGACAATGCCACACGTGGTGATGGAGCTAAACGAATGTCTTGCTTTGGAAATAGAAAGGAAACAAGGTAGTCAAGCGACGTACATAAAGGAATCTGTTGAGTTTAGTCCATCTTCTGCTTCTGATTTTTCCCCTTTAGCTAGGTAA
- a CDS encoding Leucine-rich repeat protein kinase family protein, producing MHFAEIENLEANETREFNITYNGGENWFSYFRPPKFRITTVYNPAAVSSLDGNFNFTFSMTGNSTHPPLINGLEIYQVLELPQLDTYQDEVSAMMNIKTIYGLSKRSSWQGDPCAPELYRWEGLNCSYPNFAPPQIISLNLSGSNLSGTITSDISKLTHLRELDLSNNDLSGDIPFVFSDMKNLTLINLSGNKNLNRSVPETLQKRIDNKSLTLIRDETGKNSTNVVAIAASVASVFAVLVILAIVFVVIRKKQRTNEASGPRSFTTGTVKSDARSSSSSIITKERKFTYSEVLKMTKNFERVLGKGGFGTVYHGNLDDTQVAVKMLSHSSAQGYKEFKAEVELLLRVHHRHLVGLVGYCDDGDNLALIYEYMEKGDLRENMSGKHSVNVLSWETRMQIAVEAAQGLEYLHNGCRPPMVHRDVKPTNILLNERSQAKLADFGLSRSFPVDGESHVMTVVAGTPGYLDPEYYRTNWLSEKSDVYSFGVVLLEIVTNQPVMNKNRERPHINEWVMFMLTNGDIKSIVDPKLNEDYDTNGVWKVVELALACVNPSSSRRPTMPHVVMELNECLALEIERKQGSQATYIKESVEFSPSSASDFSPLAR from the exons atgcatttCGCTGAAATCGAGAATCTTGAAGCTAATGAGACCAGAGAATTCAATATTACTTACAATGGTGGCGAAAATTGGTTCTCCTATTTTAGACCTCCAAAGTTTCGTATAACAACTGTATACAATCCAGCAGCTGTGAGTTCTCTAGATGGGAATTTCAACTTCACTTTCTCGATGACCGGTAACTCTACTCATCCTCCTCTTATCAACGGCCTTGAGATTTATCAAGTTCTAGAGCTTCCACAGCTTGATACATACCAAGATGAAG TTTCCGCTATGATGAATATCAAGACAATATATGGATTGAGCAAAAGGTCTAGCTGGCAAGGAGATCCATGTGCTCCTGAGTTATATAGATGGGAAGGTTTAAACTGTAGTTATCCAAACTTTGCGCCACCGCAGATCATATCCTT GAACTTGAGTGGAAGCAATTTGAGTGGTACCATAACATCTGATATATCCAAGCTAACACATTTGAGAGAACT AGATTTATCAAACAATGACTTATCAGGAGAtattccatttgttttttctgatATGAAGAATTTGACACTCAT AAACTTGAGTGGAAACAAGAATCTAAATCGCTCAGTTCCAGAGACTCTTCAGAAGAGGATAGATAACAAATCTTTAACACTAAT TAGAGATGAAACCGGAAAAAATAGTACAAATGTAGTTGCTATCGCAGCATCAGTGGCTAGCGTGTTTGCTGTGCTAGTTATCTTGGCTATCGTTTTTGTCGTCAtaaggaaaaaacagagaactaaTGAAG CTTCAGGACCCCGATCATTCACTACTGGCACGGTTAAGAGTGATGCAAGATCATCGAGTTCATCAATCATAACAAAGGAACGCAAGTTCACTTATTCGGAGGTACTAAAGATGACTAAAAACTTTGAGAGAGTTCTTGGTAAAGGAGGGTTTGGAACAGTGTATCATGGTAACTTGGATGATACTCAAGTAGCTGTGAAAATGCTTTCTCATTCATCAGCTCAAGGTTATAAAGAGTTCAAAGCAGAG GTTGAACTTCTTTTAAGAGTTCATCACAGACATTTGGTGGGACTTGTTGGTTACTGTGATGATGGAGACAACTTAGCTCTGATCTATGAATATATGGAAAAAGGAGACCTGAGGGAAAATATGTCAG GAAAACACAGTGTCAATGTCCTAAGCTGGGAAACAAGAATGCAAATAGCTGTAGAGGCAGCACAAG GATTGGAGTATTTGCATAACGGATGTAGGCCTCCTATGGTACATAGAGATGTGAAACCAACCaacattttattaaatgaGCGGTCTCAAGCAAAACTAGCCGACTTTGGGCTATCGAGATCTTTTCCTGTTGATGGTGAATCTCATGTCATGACAGTCGTTGCAGGAACACCTGGTTACTTAGATCCTGA GTATTACAGAACAAACTGGCTAAGCGAGAAGAGTGATGTGTACAGCTTTGGTGTAGTGCTTTTAGAGATAGTCACAAACCAGCCTGTGATGAATAAAAACCGAGAGAGACCTCATATCAATGAATGGGTTATGTTCATGCTTACCAATGGGGATATCAAGAGTATTGTCGACCCGAAACTGAATGAAGACTATGACACAAACGGTGTGTGGAAGGTTGTAGAGTTGGCTTTAGCTTGTGTAAACCCGTCTTCAAGCCGTAGACCGACAATGCCACACGTGGTGATGGAGCTAAACGAATGTCTTGCTTTGGAAATAGAAAGGAAACAAGGTAGTCAAGCGACGTACATAAAGGAATCTGTTGAGTTTAGTCCATCTTCTGCTTCTGATTTTTCCCCTTTAGCTAGGTAA
- a CDS encoding Leucine-rich repeat protein kinase family protein produces the protein MRFLSFLIFVFAVLGLVQAQDQSGFISLDCGLVPTEITYVEKSTNITYRSDATYIDSGVPGKINEVYRTQFQQQIWALRSFPEGQRNCYNFSLTAKRKYLIRGTFIYGNYDGLNQLPSFDLYIGPNKWTSVSIPGVRNGSVSEMIHVLRQDHLQICLVKTGETTPFISSLELRPLNNNTYVTKSGSLIVVARLYFSPTPPFLRYDEDVHDRIWIPFLDNKNSLLSTELSVDTSNFYNVPQTVAKTAAVPLNATQPLKINWSLDDITSQSYIYMHFAEIENLEANETREFNITYNGGENWFSYFRPPKFRITTVYNPAAVSSLDGNFNFTFSMTGNSTHPPLINGLEIYQVLELPQLDTYQDEVSAMMNIKTIYGLSKRSSWQGDPCAPELYRWEGLNCSYPNFAPPQIISLNLSGSNLSGTITSDISKLTHLRELDLSNNDLSGDIPFVFSDMKNLTLINLSGNKNLNRSVPETLQKRIDNKSLTLIRDETGKNSTNVVAIAASVASVFAVLVILAIVFVVIRKKQRTNEASGPRSFTTGTVKSDARSSSSSIITKERKFTYSEVLKMTKNFERVLGKGGFGTVYHGNLDDTQVAVKMLSHSSAQGYKEFKAEVELLLRVHHRHLVGLVGYCDDGDNLALIYEYMEKGDLRENMSGKHSVNVLSWETRMQIAVEAAQGLEYLHNGCRPPMVHRDVKPTNILLNERSQAKLADFGLSRSFPVDGESHVMTVVAGTPGYLDPE, from the exons ATGaggtttttgtctttcttgatCTTCGTTTTCGCAGTTCTTGGATTGGTTCAAGCTCAAGACCAATCAG GATTCATAAGCTTAGATTGTGGTTTGGTGCCTACGGAAATTACTTATGTGGAAAAGTCGACGAATATAACATACAGATCAGACGCAACTTACATCGACAGTGGAGTTCCCGGGAAGATCAATGAAGTGTACAGAACACAGTTTCAGCAACAAATTTGGGCCTTGAGAAGCTTCCCTGAGGGTCAAAGAAATTGTTACAACTTCAGTCTCACCGCAAAACGTAAGTATCTAATCAGAGGAACCTTTATCTATGGGAATTATGACGGTTTGAATCAACTCCCGAGCTTTGATCTTTACATCGGTCCAAACAAATGGACCTCTGTTTCGATCCCCGGAGTGAGAAATGGTTCAGTCTCCGAGATGATCCATGTCTTAAGACAAGACCATCTTCAAATTTGTCTTGTGAAAACAGGAGAAACTACACCGTTTATTTCTTCATTGGAACTTCGTCCTTTGAACAATAATACATACGTCACAAAAAGTGGATCGCTTATTGTGGTCGCAAGACTTTACTTTTCACCCACTCCACCATTTCTCAG GTATGATGAGGACGTCCATGACCGAATTTGGATTCCATTCTTAGATAACAAAAATTCCTTGTTAAGCACGGAACTCTCTGTTGATACAAGTAACTTCTACAATGTGCCTCAAACTGTAGCGAAAACTGCTGCTGTCCCTTTAAATGCTACTCAGCCTCTGAAAATAAATTGGAGTCTCGACGACATCACTTCAcagtcatatatatacatgcatttCGCTGAAATCGAGAATCTTGAAGCTAATGAGACCAGAGAATTCAATATTACTTACAATGGTGGCGAAAATTGGTTCTCCTATTTTAGACCTCCAAAGTTTCGTATAACAACTGTATACAATCCAGCAGCTGTGAGTTCTCTAGATGGGAATTTCAACTTCACTTTCTCGATGACCGGTAACTCTACTCATCCTCCTCTTATCAACGGCCTTGAGATTTATCAAGTTCTAGAGCTTCCACAGCTTGATACATACCAAGATGAAG TTTCCGCTATGATGAATATCAAGACAATATATGGATTGAGCAAAAGGTCTAGCTGGCAAGGAGATCCATGTGCTCCTGAGTTATATAGATGGGAAGGTTTAAACTGTAGTTATCCAAACTTTGCGCCACCGCAGATCATATCCTT GAACTTGAGTGGAAGCAATTTGAGTGGTACCATAACATCTGATATATCCAAGCTAACACATTTGAGAGAACT AGATTTATCAAACAATGACTTATCAGGAGAtattccatttgttttttctgatATGAAGAATTTGACACTCAT AAACTTGAGTGGAAACAAGAATCTAAATCGCTCAGTTCCAGAGACTCTTCAGAAGAGGATAGATAACAAATCTTTAACACTAAT TAGAGATGAAACCGGAAAAAATAGTACAAATGTAGTTGCTATCGCAGCATCAGTGGCTAGCGTGTTTGCTGTGCTAGTTATCTTGGCTATCGTTTTTGTCGTCAtaaggaaaaaacagagaactaaTGAAG CTTCAGGACCCCGATCATTCACTACTGGCACGGTTAAGAGTGATGCAAGATCATCGAGTTCATCAATCATAACAAAGGAACGCAAGTTCACTTATTCGGAGGTACTAAAGATGACTAAAAACTTTGAGAGAGTTCTTGGTAAAGGAGGGTTTGGAACAGTGTATCATGGTAACTTGGATGATACTCAAGTAGCTGTGAAAATGCTTTCTCATTCATCAGCTCAAGGTTATAAAGAGTTCAAAGCAGAG GTTGAACTTCTTTTAAGAGTTCATCACAGACATTTGGTGGGACTTGTTGGTTACTGTGATGATGGAGACAACTTAGCTCTGATCTATGAATATATGGAAAAAGGAGACCTGAGGGAAAATATGTCAG GAAAACACAGTGTCAATGTCCTAAGCTGGGAAACAAGAATGCAAATAGCTGTAGAGGCAGCACAAG GATTGGAGTATTTGCATAACGGATGTAGGCCTCCTATGGTACATAGAGATGTGAAACCAACCaacattttattaaatgaGCGGTCTCAAGCAAAACTAGCCGACTTTGGGCTATCGAGATCTTTTCCTGTTGATGGTGAATCTCATGTCATGACAGTCGTTGCAGGAACACCTGGTTACTTAGATCCTGAGTGA